From Chryseobacterium camelliae:
TGTTGGATGATATGAAGGGCATTCAGGTTAAAACCAAGGAGTGAATTCCCCTGGTAGTCATATATTTCTTTTAGCCTGTTTTCGTAATACTCAAAGTAGGGCGAGCTCTGGTATGCCGTCTTAACGGACTTCCAGTGCAGGGACTTCCAGTCTTCAGAATCAGACATTTCAATATCCTTCAGTACTCTTTTCCCGTTATGCCTGATGGGAATGATTAAAGGCAGTTTCCCGTTAGCGCCATAGATATTGGCCCTATTCCTGTAGGTTTGTTTAGGAAAATGTTCATACTGTTCCAGCTCGATCTTATTCTCA
This genomic window contains:
- a CDS encoding WbqC family protein, which gives rise to MKNILLPVFYLPPISWFSVFLNPENKIELEQYEHFPKQTYRNRANIYGANGKLPLIIPIRHNGKRVLKDIEMSDSEDWKSLHWKSVKTAYQSSPYFEYYENRLKEIYDYQGNSLLGFNLNALHIIQQILKTDQAYILNEEYIKNPEGIHFRDRFSAKNPSDFAMEEYYQTFSDKLGFLEDLSILDLICNKGPESVTYIKNIKQSY